A single genomic interval of Stieleria maiorica harbors:
- a CDS encoding carbon storage regulator yields the protein MLVLSRKAGEKLMVGDDIILTVNRISGNRVAIGIEAPRNVRIVRGELQKSQVAPSGNAPNTAPMGEATIAVASKAEA from the coding sequence ATGTTGGTTCTCAGTCGCAAAGCCGGTGAAAAGTTGATGGTCGGCGATGATATCATTTTGACCGTCAATCGGATCTCGGGAAACCGAGTCGCCATCGGCATCGAAGCGCCGCGAAACGTCCGAATCGTACGAGGCGAATTGCAGAAAAGTCAGGTCGCTCCTTCGGGAAACGCACCCAACACCGCGCCGATGGGCGAAGCAACCATTGCCGTTGCTAGCAAGGCAGAGGCGTGA
- the surE gene encoding 5'/3'-nucleotidase SurE, with protein MLRILLTNDDGIDAPGIHALHESVRHALQMHRPHEDVEIIAVAPDRCRSECGHSIVTSHPLTIKSVRENWYSVDGTPVDCIRVAHYAMDFQPDIVFSGINAGANLGVNLMISGTFAAAREACLLGIPAMAASHYRRPDVPRTWDHTPIWLEQTIGEFLRAAAEPCDDHRAPPLWNVNLPAVSPDLAEIPERTECDVDRCPIDRTGRIEPGGRVRFELDFHGRPREPGRDVQHCFDGRITISKLGVHPSR; from the coding sequence ATGCTGAGAATCCTGCTAACCAACGATGACGGCATCGACGCACCGGGGATTCACGCCCTACACGAAAGTGTCCGCCACGCGCTCCAGATGCACCGGCCACACGAAGACGTCGAAATCATTGCCGTCGCGCCGGATCGGTGCCGCAGCGAATGCGGGCACAGCATCGTCACCTCTCACCCGCTGACCATCAAATCCGTCCGCGAAAATTGGTACAGCGTGGACGGGACGCCGGTCGACTGCATCCGTGTCGCCCACTATGCGATGGACTTCCAACCGGACATCGTGTTTTCGGGGATCAACGCCGGTGCAAACCTGGGCGTGAACCTGATGATCAGCGGCACCTTCGCGGCCGCACGCGAGGCGTGTCTGCTGGGGATCCCGGCGATGGCGGCGTCCCACTATCGGCGCCCCGACGTGCCACGCACCTGGGACCACACACCGATCTGGTTGGAGCAAACGATCGGCGAGTTTCTGCGCGCGGCAGCCGAACCATGCGATGACCATCGCGCACCGCCCCTGTGGAATGTCAATTTGCCAGCCGTCTCGCCAGATTTAGCAGAGATCCCCGAGCGAACCGAATGCGACGTCGACCGTTGCCCGATCGACCGAACGGGAAGGATCGAACCGGGGGGACGTGTTCGGTTTGAATTGGATTTCCACGGTCGACCTCGCGAACCCGGTCGCGACGTTCAACATTGTTTTGACGGCCGAATCACGATCAGCAAGCTCGGTGTGCACCCGTCGCGCTGA
- a CDS encoding RNA polymerase sigma factor yields MNITTENPMDLRQLSVAELVIRAQGGDRDAFGELFDRYRSAIVAGAMSRVRNADEADELAQDVFIQAMQKIDQLRVPEAFGGWLRQIVHRMAINRVTRNRSAIACDPETLEATCVTDDAPDEVAQSREQAAAVRSSIDRLGALDQETLTAFYLNGQTLIEMSDAFQAPIGTIKRRLHVARKRLAKEMDLLGAAV; encoded by the coding sequence ATGAACATCACGACTGAAAACCCAATGGATCTGCGACAGCTGAGCGTTGCCGAGTTGGTCATCCGCGCCCAAGGCGGTGACCGAGACGCGTTCGGCGAACTGTTCGACCGATACCGATCCGCAATCGTCGCCGGGGCGATGAGCCGGGTCCGCAATGCGGACGAGGCCGACGAACTGGCCCAAGACGTTTTCATCCAAGCGATGCAAAAGATCGACCAACTGCGAGTGCCCGAGGCATTCGGTGGTTGGCTGCGACAGATCGTGCACCGTATGGCGATCAATCGCGTGACCCGCAATCGATCGGCCATCGCCTGCGATCCGGAAACCTTGGAAGCGACCTGCGTGACCGACGACGCACCGGACGAAGTTGCCCAGAGCCGTGAGCAAGCCGCTGCGGTTCGATCCAGCATCGATCGTCTGGGCGCGTTGGATCAAGAAACGTTGACCGCGTTCTACTTGAACGGTCAAACCTTGATCGAAATGAGCGATGCGTTCCAGGCACCGATCGGTACGATCAAGCGACGTTTGCACGTCGCGCGAAAGCGATTGGCCAAGGAAATGGACCTGCTGGGCGCAGCCGTGTGA
- a CDS encoding UvrB/UvrC motif-containing protein, translated as MKRTMHLDDLLKDWEFNPHTLNVRMVKGNDGRDVIQMRVDMGVLQLETTGRPDGTLIEGHPTYLEYLQEAVLEDPDLELDEDQCMEVDREFMQFYHRRICWLRLQYYNRAVMDADHTLRLMDVSERVSPDEEWSRSHEQYRPFVLFHRTQAAALGALEEEESGEGAVMAINAGLETIRQFFEKHEADEHFEEDELVVRLVELRETLRSEYEVGQTLREKLTAAVEQEQYELAAKLRDELNQRELE; from the coding sequence ATGAAACGAACGATGCACCTAGACGACCTCCTGAAGGACTGGGAATTCAATCCCCACACGCTGAACGTCCGAATGGTGAAAGGAAATGACGGACGCGATGTGATCCAGATGCGGGTCGACATGGGTGTGCTGCAACTGGAAACGACCGGACGCCCCGATGGCACGCTGATCGAAGGCCACCCGACCTACTTGGAATACCTGCAAGAGGCGGTCTTGGAAGACCCCGATCTGGAGCTGGACGAGGACCAATGCATGGAGGTCGATCGCGAATTCATGCAGTTCTATCATCGCCGGATCTGCTGGTTGCGTCTGCAATATTACAACCGCGCGGTGATGGACGCCGACCATACGCTGCGTCTGATGGATGTCAGCGAGCGGGTCAGCCCGGACGAGGAATGGTCGCGATCGCACGAACAGTACCGTCCGTTTGTTCTGTTCCATCGCACGCAGGCGGCCGCCCTGGGCGCGCTGGAGGAAGAGGAGTCCGGCGAGGGGGCGGTGATGGCGATCAACGCCGGGCTGGAAACGATCCGCCAGTTCTTTGAGAAACACGAAGCCGACGAGCACTTCGAGGAAGACGAATTGGTCGTCCGCCTGGTCGAATTGCGGGAAACACTTCGCAGCGAATATGAAGTCGGCCAGACGCTCCGCGAAAAACTGACCGCAGCGGTCGAACAGGAGCAATACGAGCTGGCGGCCAAGTTGCGCGACGAATTGAATCAGCGCGAACTGGAATAG
- a CDS encoding ComF family protein: MTADSSTPKAAPAPRSWRLLRLGTQLGGRLGGQIGRHALELLLPSTCRLCDACVAPGEDFCAECQVQLESSEKRMESACRRCGYPGAGQFTPSTAAVSAGDSADLGRCQRCRRESYAFDGCIALWSYDGLVRNAVVAAKYGSQVSLADALGRRLAERIRAVIGGTAISGPVLGGPVLGGPVLGDPVLGGPVLGDPVSSRHDAPSGDQQTALPPGDAPDLVTAVPSHLWRRIQRGAGGSRVLARTVAGVLRRDWPRLVHRNLLATTRKTKKQAWLGEKERRRNVEGAFCVSRPLWPGGRPSIAGRHILLIDDVMTTGATAAENAKVLKQAGARRVTVAVVARACS, encoded by the coding sequence ATGACTGCAGACAGTTCAACACCGAAAGCGGCCCCGGCTCCCCGATCGTGGCGACTGCTCCGGCTGGGAACGCAACTCGGCGGCCGACTCGGCGGCCAAATCGGCCGCCACGCCCTGGAATTGTTGCTGCCGTCAACCTGTCGGCTGTGTGACGCCTGCGTCGCCCCCGGCGAAGACTTCTGCGCCGAATGCCAGGTCCAGCTCGAATCGAGCGAGAAACGGATGGAATCGGCTTGCCGACGCTGTGGGTATCCGGGGGCCGGTCAATTCACTCCGTCGACCGCCGCGGTGTCTGCCGGCGATTCCGCCGACCTGGGCCGCTGCCAGCGCTGCCGACGCGAGTCGTACGCGTTTGACGGTTGTATCGCCCTGTGGAGCTATGACGGTTTGGTGCGAAACGCGGTCGTCGCGGCAAAGTACGGCAGCCAGGTGTCCCTGGCCGACGCGCTCGGGCGACGCCTGGCCGAACGCATCCGTGCGGTCATTGGCGGCACTGCGATTAGCGGCCCAGTGCTTGGCGGCCCAGTGCTTGGCGGCCCAGTGCTTGGCGACCCGGTGCTTGGCGGCCCAGTGCTTGGCGACCCGGTGAGCAGCCGTCATGACGCTCCCAGCGGCGACCAGCAAACCGCACTCCCGCCAGGGGACGCCCCGGACTTGGTGACCGCGGTCCCCTCACACCTGTGGCGTCGCATCCAGCGTGGCGCCGGTGGCAGCCGCGTGCTAGCCCGGACAGTTGCAGGGGTCCTGCGCCGGGACTGGCCCCGGTTGGTGCATCGGAATCTGCTGGCGACGACTCGGAAGACCAAGAAACAGGCGTGGCTGGGTGAAAAGGAGCGGAGACGGAACGTGGAGGGCGCCTTTTGCGTCTCCCGCCCGCTTTGGCCCGGCGGCCGCCCGTCGATCGCCGGCCGGCACATCCTGTTGATCGACGACGTGATGACCACCGGCGCCACGGCGGCGGAAAACGCCAAGGTGCTCAAGCAGGCCGGGGCGCGCCGCGTGACCGTCGCTGTCGTTGCACGCGCTTGCTCGTGA